A single window of Bacteroidales bacterium DNA harbors:
- the metG gene encoding methionine--tRNA ligase — translation MKNFKRYTVTTALPYANGPIHIGHLAGVYVPADIYVRYLKSIGVDVVFIGGSDEHGVPITIRAKKEGVSPQEIVDRYHNIIKKSFADFGISFDIYSRTSNQVHHELASDFFLKLYNEGKLTEGIEEQYYDNEAKQFLADRYITGTCPICGNPRAYGDQCESCGTSLNARDLIDPKSAISGSIPVLKETKHWYLPLDKYEDWLKDWILVSHKEWKTNVYGQCKSWLDAGLHPRAVTRDLDWGVKVPLENAKGKVLYVWFDAPIGYISATKELTPDWEKYWKDKDTRLIHFIGKDNIVFHCIIFPTMLKAEGSYILPDNVPAFEFLNLEGDKISTSRNWAVWLHEYLIDFPDKQDVLRYVLTANAPETKDNDFTWKDFQTKNNSELVAIFGNFINRTLVLTKKYFDGIVPQRNELEDIDIAALEELKVIPSRIENSLNNFKFRDSLSEMMSLARLGNKYLTDNEPWKIFNNNPERVKTILNIALQICANLAVVSAPFLPFTSEKIFRMLNLPSLKWLYSGNTDLLKPEHKLGEPELLFEKIEDSAIEQQIKRLEEIKLQNAIENQEINISAQKDIITFDDFVKLDIRTGKIIEAEKVPKANKLLKLKVDTGIDIRTVVSGIAEYYNPEDIIGQNVSVLVNLAPRMLKGIESQGMILMAENNEGKLCFVAPTEEFHQGSEIK, via the coding sequence ATGAAAAACTTCAAAAGATATACTGTAACTACTGCTTTGCCCTATGCAAACGGACCGATTCATATTGGCCATTTAGCCGGTGTTTATGTTCCGGCTGATATTTATGTTAGATATTTAAAATCTATAGGTGTTGATGTTGTTTTTATAGGCGGTTCCGATGAACATGGTGTTCCTATAACAATTAGAGCTAAAAAAGAAGGTGTTAGCCCGCAGGAGATTGTCGATAGATACCATAACATTATAAAAAAATCTTTCGCCGATTTCGGTATTTCGTTTGATATCTATTCACGTACTTCAAATCAAGTCCACCATGAGTTGGCTTCCGATTTCTTTCTTAAGTTATATAATGAGGGGAAATTAACAGAAGGTATTGAGGAACAATATTATGACAATGAAGCTAAACAATTCCTTGCCGATAGATATATTACCGGAACATGTCCGATATGCGGTAATCCGAGAGCTTATGGTGATCAATGTGAAAGTTGCGGAACATCTTTAAACGCCAGAGATCTAATTGATCCGAAATCTGCTATAAGCGGTAGTATTCCCGTATTGAAAGAAACAAAACATTGGTATCTTCCTTTGGATAAATATGAGGATTGGTTGAAAGATTGGATTCTTGTGTCTCACAAAGAATGGAAAACTAATGTTTATGGGCAGTGTAAATCCTGGCTCGATGCCGGTTTACATCCACGTGCCGTTACCCGCGATCTTGATTGGGGTGTTAAGGTGCCTTTGGAAAATGCAAAAGGTAAGGTTTTGTATGTTTGGTTCGATGCCCCGATAGGATATATTTCGGCAACAAAAGAATTGACTCCCGACTGGGAAAAATATTGGAAAGATAAAGATACGCGTCTAATCCATTTTATCGGAAAGGATAATATTGTATTTCATTGTATTATTTTTCCGACGATGCTAAAAGCCGAAGGATCTTATATTTTACCAGATAATGTTCCTGCTTTTGAGTTTTTAAACTTAGAAGGTGATAAAATATCCACATCAAGAAATTGGGCTGTTTGGTTGCATGAATATTTAATAGATTTTCCGGATAAACAGGATGTTCTGAGATATGTGCTTACTGCAAATGCCCCAGAAACTAAGGATAATGATTTCACTTGGAAAGATTTTCAAACAAAAAATAATAGCGAACTAGTTGCTATCTTCGGTAATTTTATAAACAGAACTCTTGTTCTTACTAAAAAATATTTTGATGGTATTGTGCCCCAAAGAAATGAACTCGAAGATATTGATATTGCCGCTTTGGAAGAACTTAAGGTTATTCCTTCAAGGATAGAAAATAGTTTGAATAATTTTAAATTCAGAGACTCCTTAAGCGAAATGATGAGCCTTGCACGTCTCGGAAATAAATATCTTACTGATAATGAACCTTGGAAAATTTTTAATAATAATCCGGAACGTGTTAAAACTATTCTTAATATTGCTCTTCAAATTTGTGCAAATTTGGCAGTTGTATCTGCTCCTTTTTTACCTTTTACTTCTGAGAAAATATTCAGAATGTTAAACCTTCCGAGTTTGAAATGGTTATATAGCGGTAATACAGACCTGTTGAAGCCGGAACACAAACTCGGCGAACCTGAGCTTCTCTTTGAGAAAATAGAAGATTCCGCTATTGAACAACAAATTAAAAGGTTAGAAGAAATCAAACTTCAAAATGCAATAGAAAATCAGGAAATTAATATTTCTGCTCAGAAAGATATTATTACTTTCGACGACTTTGTTAAGTTAGATATCAGAACAGGTAAAATTATTGAAGCCGAAAAAGTTCCGAAGGCAAATAAACTCCTCAAACTTAAAGTTGATACTGGAATTGATATCCGTACGGTTGTTTCCGGAATTGCAGAATATTACAATCCGGAAGATATTATAGGCCAGAATGTTAGCGTTCTTGTTAATTTGGCTCCGCGAATGCTTAAAGGAATTGAATCTCAGGGAATGATTTTAATGGCGGAGAATAATGAAGGTAAGTTGTGTTTTGTTGCTCCTACTGAAGAATTTCATCAAGGTTCTGAAATAAAATAA
- a CDS encoding SAM-dependent chlorinase/fluorinase: MDKKIITLLTDFGYSDYYVAAIKGTILSKLTDVNIVDISHDVTPFSIREAGFILGNCYKFFPEGTIHIIGINSEASINTPHILVKAANQYFIAADNGILPMALNNIEMEIFEIDYIQDSPVFTFSSKDVFAEIAVLIASGQDYSQYTNKLNGFNKNYLMSQPVVDGDLLKGHVLFIDNYRNIITNITRDIFYDFVRKSSFEILFKSDDITKISKAYSDVRIAEIAVFFGSHGYMEIAMYKANAADLLGIDYNSNILVQRK, encoded by the coding sequence ATGGATAAAAAAATTATAACATTACTTACTGACTTCGGCTACAGTGATTATTATGTTGCTGCTATTAAAGGTACGATATTATCCAAACTAACTGATGTAAATATTGTTGATATTAGTCATGACGTTACTCCTTTCAGTATTAGAGAAGCCGGATTCATACTTGGTAATTGCTATAAATTCTTTCCTGAAGGTACTATACACATCATCGGGATCAATTCTGAAGCATCCATTAACACACCTCATATTTTAGTAAAAGCCGCAAATCAATATTTTATTGCCGCAGATAATGGTATTTTGCCGATGGCTCTCAATAACATTGAAATGGAGATTTTTGAGATAGACTATATACAAGATTCTCCGGTATTTACATTTTCCAGCAAAGATGTTTTTGCTGAAATTGCGGTTTTAATTGCTTCGGGGCAAGATTATTCTCAATATACTAATAAACTTAATGGTTTTAATAAAAATTACTTAATGTCTCAACCTGTTGTTGACGGCGATTTATTAAAGGGACATGTACTTTTTATTGATAATTACCGAAATATCATCACAAATATTACAAGAGATATTTTCTATGATTTTGTAAGAAAATCTTCTTTTGAAATTTTATTTAAATCGGATGACATAACTAAGATTTCAAAAGCATATTCTGATGTAAGAATTGCAGAAATCGCAGTCTTTTTCGGCTCACACGGTTATATGGAAATAGCTATGTATAAAGCTAATGCTGCAGATTTGCTGGGTATTGACTATAATTCAAATATTCTTGTACAACGAAAGTAG
- a CDS encoding PhoH family protein, protein MSESIINLSSYNPLEIYGTQDVYLTKIKSLFPKLKIIARGELIKVIGAEEDRIAFEKYIDMLLLQIDSYGKITEKDLVDCLAMEEKETLPPKDSDLILFGKNGNQIKARTKNQKAMVKSIDDNDLLFAIGPAGTGKTFTAVALAVRALKNKEIRRIILTRPAVEAGENLGFLPGDLKEKLDPYLRPLYDALNEMLPSQKLKSYMEDGTIEIAPLAFMRGRTLNHAYAILDEAQNATDKQLKMFLTRMGEDSKFVITGDVTQIDLPKKSNSGLINANRILKDIKGIDFIHLDESDIIRHKLVTSIVKAYEKYDIN, encoded by the coding sequence ATGTCAGAAAGTATAATTAATCTTTCAAGTTATAATCCGCTAGAAATATACGGAACGCAAGATGTGTATCTTACCAAGATAAAGTCTTTATTTCCGAAATTGAAAATAATTGCACGTGGAGAATTGATAAAAGTTATTGGAGCCGAAGAAGATAGAATAGCTTTTGAAAAGTATATTGATATGCTTCTTCTTCAGATTGATAGTTATGGAAAAATTACCGAAAAGGATCTGGTTGATTGTTTGGCGATGGAAGAAAAGGAAACACTGCCGCCGAAGGATAGCGATTTGATACTTTTCGGAAAAAACGGCAATCAGATTAAAGCCCGAACAAAAAATCAAAAAGCAATGGTTAAATCGATTGATGATAATGATTTGCTTTTTGCCATTGGTCCGGCGGGAACAGGAAAAACGTTTACTGCTGTAGCTCTTGCTGTCAGAGCCTTAAAAAACAAGGAAATCAGAAGAATTATTCTTACTCGTCCCGCAGTTGAGGCCGGCGAAAACCTTGGTTTCTTACCGGGTGATCTCAAAGAAAAACTGGATCCGTATTTGCGCCCGCTTTATGATGCTTTGAATGAAATGCTGCCGTCGCAGAAACTTAAATCTTATATGGAAGACGGTACAATAGAAATTGCGCCTTTGGCGTTTATGAGAGGCAGAACTTTGAATCATGCCTATGCAATTTTAGATGAAGCACAAAATGCTACTGATAAGCAGTTAAAAATGTTTCTTACGCGTATGGGCGAAGATTCCAAGTTTGTAATAACTGGCGATGTAACTCAGATTGATCTACCTAAAAAATCTAACAGCGGATTGATTAATGCAAATAGAATCCTAAAAGATATAAAAGGTATAGATTTTATACATCTGGACGAAAGTGATATTATAAGACATAAGTTGGTAACTTCTATTGTTAAGGCTTATGAAAAATATGATATAAATTAA
- a CDS encoding phosphoribosylaminoimidazolesuccinocarboxamide synthase produces the protein MNDVILRTDFDFEGMKSIYHGKVRDVYNIDDKFLLMIATDRISAFDVVLPKGIPYKGQVLSQIAAMFLDLTEDIVQNWKIALPDTMATFGILCEPFKVEMVIRGYLTGHAWREYKAGKRMLCGIPLPEGMKENEKFPKPIITPTTKADEGHDEDISREDIIKQGLVSEKDYIKLEDYTLRLYQRGCEIAEKRGLILVDTKYEFGKKDGEIFLIDEIHTPDSSRYFYKEGYEYAMKTGEQPKQLSKEFVRQWLLDNGFSGQTGQQIPEMTPEIINNISERYIELYENITGEEFVKTNISNVLTRVEDNVKQFLDVYLSR, from the coding sequence ATGAATGATGTAATTTTAAGAACCGATTTTGATTTTGAAGGTATGAAAAGTATCTATCACGGAAAGGTGAGGGATGTTTATAATATTGATGATAAATTTTTGTTGATGATCGCAACTGATAGAATATCTGCTTTTGATGTTGTACTGCCGAAAGGAATTCCTTATAAAGGGCAGGTGCTTAGTCAAATAGCTGCTATGTTTCTTGATTTAACCGAAGATATTGTCCAAAATTGGAAAATTGCTTTACCGGATACTATGGCAACTTTCGGAATTTTGTGTGAACCGTTTAAGGTTGAAATGGTGATTCGCGGGTATCTTACCGGTCATGCGTGGAGAGAATATAAGGCGGGAAAAAGAATGTTGTGCGGAATACCACTTCCCGAAGGAATGAAGGAAAATGAAAAATTCCCGAAACCCATTATTACTCCGACTACTAAAGCGGATGAAGGACATGATGAAGATATTTCTCGCGAAGATATTATTAAACAAGGTCTTGTTAGTGAAAAAGATTATATCAAGTTAGAAGATTATACCCTTAGACTATATCAAAGAGGCTGTGAAATAGCGGAAAAACGCGGGTTGATTCTGGTTGATACTAAGTATGAATTCGGAAAGAAAGACGGTGAAATATTTCTAATTGATGAGATACATACTCCGGATTCCTCAAGATATTTTTATAAAGAAGGTTATGAATATGCTATGAAAACCGGAGAACAACCAAAACAATTGTCGAAAGAATTTGTTAGGCAATGGTTGTTGGATAATGGTTTCAGCGGACAAACCGGCCAGCAAATCCCGGAAATGACTCCCGAGATTATTAATAATATCAGTGAAAGATATATTGAGTTATATGAAAATATAACAGGAGAAGAGTTTGTTAAAACGAATATTTCTAATGTTTTAACAAGAGTTGAGGATAATGTAAAACAATTTTTAGATGTTTATTTAAGTAGATAG